Part of the Eubacterium sp. 1001713B170207_170306_E7 genome, CTTTGCCATGAACAGAGCACACCTGGGTTTTTACCCCACGCCCAGCGGGGTAGAGCACTTTGAGAAAGCTTTAAAGGACTACCGCCATTCCAAGGGAGCCATCCAGTTCCCGCTGGATCAGCCTCTGCCAGAAGATTTGATCGCGGCCATTGTCCGCTTTCGGGTAGGGGAGAACACAAAAAAAGCATAAGATTAAAAAGCCCGCTGTTTGAGGACAGCGGGCTTTTTAACGTTTTGAAAGGTATTTTGGGTGGGGCGGTATAAAAAGGAAAAATTGAGAAAAACTCGCAGACTATTCATGGTCTGCGAGTCTTTTTGACTTCCAAATTCTTTTATAATTTAACTGCGTTACCTATTATAACATTGCCTGATGAAAAAAGCATCCTCTTTTTTTAGAAAAATTAAATATTTTTCTTCAAAATCAATTTATAGCTATATTCTACCAATAAATCATATTTTCGTCAAACAAATCTTCCTCATTCTATAAAGGTAAAAATTGGTCTTAAATATGGTCAAAAGCCTTTAAAAAACGGCTTGTTTTCTTTGTTTTTATAGTGTGTTTTTAAAAATTTCTTTTTAGTGGATATGGTCAGAAACATGGTCAGGATTCTTTGAAGCCCTTTTATGTCCTGAGTTTTCAAGCTCTGCTTCGCAGACCATGAATAGTCTGCGAAGCATAAAGGAGCAAAAAATGAAAGCCGGATACGCCATTACGACGTACAAAATACAGCTGAATTACAAGCATTTAGACTGGTTTAAACAGACCCAGTCGCTCTTTGACGCTGTCCTGGCATTCTATTATGAGTTGCTTGAGAAGCAGCCTCAGGCCCTTGAACTGTCCAATCAGAATTTACTGCGCCATTTAGAGCTACAGACCATAAAACAGCGGGACGGCAGTTTGCCCGAAACACCCCTGCCCTTTGAAAAAATTCCCCTGTACTTCCGGCGTGCGGCCATCAATGCGGCCATCAGTATGTACCGGAGCTATGTGGGTAAGCTCAGGACATGGCAGGAGAGTCAAGAAAAAGAAGTTGATAGTGAAAAGTTGATAGTTGATAATTTAGGAACAGAATCGCAGGGCGATTCTAAATCAAATCAAATCGGCCAAGCCGATTTGTTCCAGAACTATCCACTATCCACTGTCAACTCTCAACTGAAGGGAAAGCCCTCAAGGCCGCGCCGCCTCCACATG contains:
- a CDS encoding DUF1801 domain-containing protein, with the translated sequence MNEIDGYIAQFTGDKRKKLEEIRALIRENAPEASEKISWNMPTFYLNGNLVHFAMNRAHLGFYPTPSGVEHFEKALKDYRHSKGAIQFPLDQPLPEDLIAAIVRFRVGENTKKA